One window of the Candidatus Izemoplasmatales bacterium genome contains the following:
- a CDS encoding ABC transporter permease, with protein MNVKKLGRLSLPYLIWMSALVGIPLLMMVLLSFMDTSAYDFFNGTFTLENWADLFARENVIILYNTFKYAIVATVLCFLIGYPMAYIVARSTFANKFVIMILSIIPMWANSLLRTRAIANLLSSNSLLSNLLSRIGITFSLNLYGTDASVIIGLVLTFLPFMILPIYTVIEKMDESLIEASADLGANPVRTFLKVTFPLSMKGVATGVIMVFLPCFSGFVVQDILGRGNAFVIGKQIATLYRSNLNFVMVLSLVILIIIFGSMILFNRVDKEGETLL; from the coding sequence ATGAACGTCAAGAAGCTGGGGAGGCTGTCGCTGCCCTATCTGATCTGGATGTCGGCACTCGTCGGCATCCCGCTCCTGATGATGGTGCTTCTGTCGTTCATGGACACGAGCGCCTACGACTTCTTCAACGGCACGTTCACGCTCGAGAACTGGGCGGACCTGTTCGCCCGCGAGAACGTGATCATCCTGTACAACACCTTCAAGTACGCGATCGTCGCGACCGTCCTCTGCTTCCTGATCGGCTACCCGATGGCGTACATCGTCGCCCGCTCGACGTTCGCCAACAAGTTCGTCATCATGATCCTGTCGATCATCCCGATGTGGGCCAACTCGCTTCTTCGGACCCGCGCGATCGCGAACCTGCTCAGTTCGAACAGCCTGCTCTCGAACCTGCTCTCGAGGATCGGCATCACCTTCTCGCTCAACCTCTACGGCACCGACGCCTCGGTCATCATCGGCCTCGTGCTCACCTTCCTGCCGTTCATGATCCTGCCGATCTACACCGTGATCGAGAAGATGGACGAATCGCTCATCGAAGCGTCCGCCGACCTCGGCGCCAATCCGGTCAGGACTTTCCTCAAGGTCACCTTCCCGCTCTCGATGAAGGGCGTCGCCACCGGCGTCATCATGGTCTTCCTGCCGTGCTTCTCGGGTTTCGTCGTCCAGGACATCCTCGGGCGCGGCAACGCCTTCGTCATCGGCAAGCAGATCGCCACCCTCTACCGTTCGAACCTGAACTTCGTGATGGTGCTGTCGCTCGTCATCCTCATCATCATCTTCGGCTCGATGATCCTCTTCAACCGGGTCGACAAGGAAGGGGAGACGCTATTGTGA
- a CDS encoding HAMP domain-containing sensor histidine kinase: MTIRNKLILYFGILLSVCFAIAGMLTGIFLRSASNRLLFANVDAMNDTIASSVSTASEAEMLDDMGDIRAITGVETILFKDGAMVSSTFTAALPVLDQAHIVSERYGVWGIRTGDKYYYYTISALGTEGYSLFVFRSEDLAVDGGDGMFFAAFVGVIFLLISISGISVYAARVFASPLRVLAGYANRMDPERKPEPRPVFEIAEFNELAGALEKASIRLDEYRQSEREFLHNFSHEMKTPLTNIYGYAEGIDCGVVQGDEAHNACKVIMTESEKLKDNINQILLLGRLDAVENDIKKQRTNLSDVIADAMTQVQMPARDAGIELRFGPEAEAYLDGDADRLETAFANVLSNGVRYAKAQIAIAVSETAERIVVTIDDDGPGIPEADRERVFERYYIGYKGHTGLGLTIARAIVEAHGGTLVAQGSPAGGARFLFEFPKRSS; the protein is encoded by the coding sequence ATGACGATCAGGAATAAGCTGATCCTCTACTTCGGAATCCTCCTTTCGGTCTGCTTCGCGATCGCCGGCATGCTGACCGGGATCTTCCTCCGGAGCGCCTCCAACCGCCTGCTCTTCGCCAACGTCGACGCGATGAACGACACGATCGCGTCTTCGGTGTCGACGGCGTCGGAGGCCGAGATGCTCGACGACATGGGCGACATCCGGGCGATCACCGGCGTCGAGACGATCCTGTTCAAGGACGGCGCGATGGTCTCTTCGACCTTCACTGCCGCGCTCCCGGTCCTCGACCAGGCGCACATCGTCTCCGAGCGCTACGGCGTCTGGGGAATCCGCACCGGCGACAAGTACTACTACTATACGATCTCCGCGCTTGGAACGGAAGGATACTCGCTCTTCGTCTTCCGCAGCGAGGACCTCGCCGTCGACGGCGGCGACGGGATGTTCTTCGCCGCCTTCGTCGGCGTCATCTTCCTCCTGATCTCGATCTCCGGCATCTCCGTCTATGCCGCGCGCGTCTTTGCCTCGCCCCTCCGCGTCCTCGCCGGGTACGCCAACCGGATGGATCCGGAACGCAAGCCCGAACCGCGGCCGGTATTCGAGATCGCCGAGTTCAACGAACTCGCCGGCGCCCTCGAAAAGGCTTCGATTCGCCTCGACGAGTACCGTCAGAGCGAACGCGAGTTCCTCCACAACTTCTCGCACGAGATGAAGACCCCGCTCACCAACATCTACGGATACGCCGAAGGGATCGACTGCGGCGTCGTCCAAGGCGACGAGGCCCACAACGCCTGCAAGGTGATCATGACCGAAAGCGAGAAACTCAAGGACAACATCAACCAGATCCTCCTCCTCGGCCGTCTCGACGCCGTCGAGAACGACATCAAGAAGCAGCGGACCAACCTCTCCGACGTGATCGCGGACGCGATGACCCAGGTCCAGATGCCGGCCCGCGACGCCGGAATCGAACTCCGGTTCGGTCCCGAGGCGGAAGCGTACCTCGACGGCGACGCCGATCGGCTCGAGACCGCGTTCGCCAACGTCCTTTCCAACGGCGTGCGGTACGCGAAGGCGCAAATCGCGATCGCGGTTTCCGAGACCGCCGAACGCATCGTCGTCACGATCGACGACGACGGCCCCGGAATTCCCGAGGCGGATCGCGAACGGGTCTTCGAACGCTACTACATCGGCTACAAGGGTCATACCGGCCTGGGTCTCACGATCGCCCGGGCGATCGTCGAAGCCCACGGCGGAACGCTCGTCGCGCAGGGTTCGCCCGCGGGCGGCGCGCGCTTCCTCTTCGAATTCCCGAAACGGTCTTCGTGA
- a CDS encoding ABC transporter ATP-binding protein, translating to MAKKLIELKNVTKMYDGAAVVDDINLYINENEFITLLGPSGCGKTTTLRMIAGFEKPDKGDIVVNGVVVNDLPPYERPINTVFQRYALFPHLNVFDNIAFGLRNRKVPKPEIETRVLDALKMVSLPNFAARKVTNLSGGQQQRVAIARAIVNKPKILLLDEPLAALDLKLRQNMQYELKEMQRKLGITFIYVTHDQEEALTMSDTIVVMNQGKILQIGTPFGIYNEPKNRFVAKFIGESNLLDGTYVKDKVVRFMDKEFACIDVGFAEGEKVDVVIRPEDLDIIPVDDAPLVGQISSNIFKGVHFELCVMIDGKEFVVHTYENHPVGETIGLKVDSFEIHLMKAAR from the coding sequence ATGGCCAAGAAGCTCATCGAGCTGAAGAACGTCACGAAGATGTACGACGGCGCCGCGGTCGTCGACGACATCAATCTGTATATCAACGAAAACGAATTCATCACCCTGCTTGGCCCATCCGGTTGCGGAAAGACCACGACCTTGCGGATGATCGCGGGTTTCGAGAAACCCGACAAGGGCGACATCGTCGTGAACGGCGTCGTCGTCAACGATCTTCCGCCCTACGAACGACCGATCAACACGGTCTTCCAAAGGTACGCGCTCTTTCCGCATTTGAACGTTTTCGACAACATCGCGTTCGGTCTGCGCAACCGCAAGGTGCCCAAGCCGGAAATCGAGACGCGCGTGCTCGACGCGCTCAAGATGGTTTCCCTTCCGAATTTCGCCGCCCGCAAGGTCACGAACCTCTCCGGCGGACAGCAGCAGCGCGTTGCGATCGCCCGCGCCATCGTCAACAAACCGAAGATCCTGCTTCTCGACGAGCCGCTCGCCGCGCTCGACCTGAAGCTTCGCCAGAACATGCAGTATGAGCTGAAGGAGATGCAGCGAAAGCTCGGCATCACCTTCATCTACGTCACCCACGACCAGGAGGAAGCCCTGACGATGTCGGACACGATCGTCGTCATGAACCAGGGAAAGATCCTTCAGATCGGCACCCCGTTCGGGATCTACAACGAGCCGAAGAACCGCTTCGTCGCGAAGTTCATCGGCGAGTCGAACCTGCTCGATGGTACCTACGTCAAGGACAAGGTGGTCCGCTTCATGGACAAGGAGTTCGCCTGCATCGACGTCGGCTTCGCCGAAGGCGAGAAGGTCGACGTCGTCATCCGTCCGGAGGACCTCGACATCATTCCCGTCGATGACGCTCCGCTCGTCGGGCAGATCTCCTCGAACATCTTCAAGGGCGTCCATTTCGAACTCTGCGTGATGATCGACGGAAAGGAGTTCGTCGTCCACACCTACGAGAACCATCCCGTGGGCGAGACGATCGGCCTCAAGGTCGACTCCTTCGAGATCCATCTGATGAAGGCCGCGAGATGA
- a CDS encoding phosphatase PAP2 family protein produces MDFKKITRAVLPFALVAVMQFAAYWGNQWYAETFGNPGSDLSVIFLGLNEAVPFLPWTVWPYVIAYPFWILGFFYIGSRDKTNMYRILLMILVTFTICGLWYLFFQTDVQAWRETSGLFARDPSTFTLSESLTYWIYAAAGPRNANPSMHCLMSWLVILGARLDKKMPKPAKIAIWVLGIAICISTQTLKQHYVIDLITGIALPEAAFWLLKGSKAVGWLERTFTKLNVKLGLESLPAAE; encoded by the coding sequence ATGGATTTCAAGAAGATCACCCGTGCGGTACTGCCGTTCGCCCTCGTGGCGGTCATGCAATTCGCCGCCTACTGGGGGAACCAGTGGTACGCCGAGACGTTCGGAAATCCCGGGTCCGACCTCTCCGTCATCTTCCTCGGCCTCAACGAGGCGGTGCCGTTCCTTCCCTGGACGGTGTGGCCGTACGTGATCGCCTACCCGTTCTGGATCCTCGGATTCTTCTACATCGGTTCCCGCGACAAGACCAACATGTACCGGATCCTGCTTATGATCCTCGTCACCTTCACGATCTGCGGCCTGTGGTACCTCTTCTTCCAGACAGACGTGCAGGCGTGGCGCGAGACCTCCGGTCTCTTCGCCCGCGACCCCTCCACCTTCACCCTCTCGGAAAGCCTCACCTACTGGATCTACGCCGCCGCCGGACCGCGCAACGCCAACCCCTCGATGCACTGCCTGATGAGCTGGCTCGTGATCCTCGGCGCCCGTCTCGACAAGAAGATGCCGAAGCCGGCGAAGATCGCCATCTGGGTCCTCGGGATCGCCATCTGCATCTCCACCCAGACCCTGAAGCAGCACTATGTGATCGACCTCATCACCGGCATCGCCCTGCCGGAGGCCGCCTTCTGGCTCCTCAAGGGATCCAAGGCCGTCGGCTGGCTCGAACGGACCTTCACGAAGCTGAACGTCAAGCTCGGCCTCGAATCCCTCCCGGCCGCCGAATAG
- a CDS encoding response regulator transcription factor, producing MKLAKLVYVLDDDEYIRNIIEKFLVYEGFRVEKFKTGQGLLDAVGKILPDCFVLDVMLPDMSGFAVCTKIRAEHNIPILFVSAKGEEMDRILGLEIGGDDYITKPFSGRELAVRVKSLIRRSTQTEPTEETGGFVLGNLEYRLKERELVCDGVPLRLTSKEYDLFVMLSKDSPKAFSREELLRKIWKWEVIDGTRSVDDLVKRIRKKLAETHSTVEIKTVFGFGYKVVHEAGGSTHDDQE from the coding sequence ATGAAATTGGCGAAGCTGGTCTATGTCCTCGACGACGACGAGTACATCCGCAACATCATCGAGAAGTTCCTCGTCTACGAGGGGTTCCGGGTCGAGAAATTCAAGACCGGGCAAGGACTCCTCGACGCGGTCGGGAAGATCCTCCCCGACTGTTTCGTGCTCGACGTGATGCTGCCGGACATGAGCGGCTTTGCGGTCTGCACGAAGATCCGTGCGGAACACAACATCCCGATCCTCTTCGTCTCGGCGAAGGGCGAGGAGATGGATCGCATCCTCGGCCTCGAGATCGGCGGCGACGACTACATCACGAAGCCGTTCTCGGGACGCGAACTGGCCGTGCGGGTGAAGTCGCTGATCCGCCGCAGCACGCAGACCGAACCGACCGAGGAGACCGGCGGATTCGTCCTCGGCAACCTTGAGTACCGGCTGAAGGAACGCGAACTCGTCTGCGACGGCGTGCCGCTCCGTCTGACCTCGAAGGAGTACGACCTCTTCGTGATGCTTTCGAAGGACAGCCCGAAGGCCTTTTCGCGCGAGGAACTCCTCCGCAAGATCTGGAAATGGGAGGTCATCGACGGCACCAGAAGCGTCGACGACCTCGTCAAGCGCATCCGCAAGAAGCTCGCCGAGACGCATTCGACGGTCGAGATCAAGACGGTCTTCGGCTTCGGCTACAAGGTGGTGCACGAGGCGGGAGGATCGACCCATGACGATCAGGAATAA
- a CDS encoding pyruvate kinase alpha/beta domain-containing protein, whose protein sequence is MIAAFTETGGTAKRICKFRPSVPIIAITDSIHTARKLSYYWGVFPTLRDDVTGIEHSDTLAVEVAKDFGFKPGQQIIITSGWGQKHGSTNTMRIIEIQ, encoded by the coding sequence GTGATCGCCGCCTTCACCGAGACCGGCGGCACCGCCAAACGGATCTGCAAGTTCCGTCCCTCGGTGCCGATCATCGCGATCACCGATTCGATCCACACCGCCCGCAAGCTGTCCTACTACTGGGGCGTGTTCCCGACGCTGCGCGACGACGTGACCGGGATCGAGCATTCCGACACCCTCGCCGTCGAGGTCGCGAAGGACTTCGGCTTCAAGCCCGGCCAGCAGATCATCATCACCTCCGGCTGGGGACAGAAGCACGGTTCCACCAACACGATGCGGATCATCGAGATCCAGTGA
- a CDS encoding magnesium transporter CorA family protein, whose amino-acid sequence MINVYLTTEAGELQVWKSGVDADVVERIVPRSWIYLAEPNEDEILAVARSTKIAESILRKALDEEESAHIDEEGDVSIVVADTPIFTADPERPHISRYYTTPMSILFDKDYFVVACAKKNFVIPAFLAKTMKNFSTAKHYKLTIQLLYRNASMFVTLLKQLDKESEGVQARLQEALKNSELFDLMNLNKSLVYLATGLSADLNVLERLKNSEAFRQFPDDVALIDDAMIENRQAIEMSSIHREILNGTLDTYASVISNNVNAVMKTLTVVTIVLTVPMLIASFFGMNFTLPIHVDSGFWFAFILSIALSLLLGMFLARYSSRLNYHWGGGTGKKRNRPRKTRHNR is encoded by the coding sequence ATGATCAACGTCTATCTCACCACCGAAGCCGGAGAACTGCAGGTCTGGAAAAGCGGCGTCGATGCCGATGTCGTCGAACGGATCGTGCCGCGCTCCTGGATCTATCTCGCCGAACCGAACGAGGACGAGATCCTCGCGGTCGCACGCTCGACGAAGATCGCCGAGTCGATCCTCCGCAAGGCGCTCGACGAAGAGGAGTCGGCCCACATCGACGAGGAGGGCGACGTCTCGATCGTCGTCGCCGACACGCCCATCTTCACCGCCGATCCGGAGCGTCCGCACATCAGCCGCTACTACACCACCCCGATGAGCATCCTCTTCGACAAGGACTATTTCGTCGTCGCCTGCGCGAAGAAGAACTTCGTGATCCCGGCGTTCCTCGCGAAGACGATGAAGAACTTCTCGACCGCCAAGCACTACAAGCTGACGATCCAGCTGCTCTACCGGAACGCCTCGATGTTCGTCACCCTCCTGAAACAGCTCGACAAGGAGTCCGAGGGCGTCCAGGCACGGCTCCAGGAAGCGCTCAAGAACAGCGAGCTCTTCGACCTGATGAACCTGAACAAGTCGCTCGTCTACCTCGCCACCGGCCTCAGCGCCGACCTGAACGTGCTCGAACGCCTGAAGAACTCCGAAGCGTTCCGCCAGTTTCCCGACGACGTCGCCCTGATCGACGACGCGATGATCGAGAACCGGCAGGCGATCGAGATGAGCTCGATCCACCGCGAGATTCTGAACGGCACGCTCGACACCTACGCCTCCGTCATCTCGAACAACGTGAACGCCGTTATGAAGACGCTCACCGTCGTCACGATCGTGCTGACGGTGCCGATGCTGATCGCGTCCTTCTTCGGGATGAACTTCACCCTGCCGATCCACGTCGACAGCGGCTTCTGGTTCGCCTTCATCCTCTCGATCGCGCTCTCGCTCCTCCTCGGCATGTTCCTCGCACGTTATTCGAGCCGGCTCAACTACCACTGGGGCGGCGGGACGGGCAAGAAGCGGAACCGTCCCCGCAAGACACGGCACAACCGCTGA
- the pyk gene encoding pyruvate kinase: MKRKTKIICTIGPAIDSEDMIGKMIDAGMNVARLNFSHGTHEDHLNRIGMIRAQAVAKNRYIGIMLDTKGPEIRTGLFENNQVLFKKGDLVTITRSEILGDRERFHISCPQLFDDIRENDYILIDDGKVRVDVLAVRPDAGEIDGRIHNSGPIKSRKGCNVPNVKLSMPFISEKDRDDLRFGAENGVDMVAASFVRRPEDVLAIRAILKEANREGIEIIAKIENQEGVDNLDGILAVSDGVMVARGDLGVEVSTALVPIYQKKIIARANEVGKPVITATHMLESMMTNPRPTRAEASDVANAILDGSDAIMLSGESAAGEYPVEAVLTMDTIAKAIEEIMPYDERLAKAIKTSQRTVNDAIGIAVTQSALTLPKA, encoded by the coding sequence ATGAAACGGAAGACGAAGATCATCTGCACCATCGGACCCGCCATCGATTCGGAAGACATGATCGGCAAGATGATCGATGCCGGCATGAACGTGGCGCGGCTCAACTTCTCTCACGGAACGCACGAGGATCATCTGAACCGGATCGGAATGATCCGCGCCCAGGCGGTCGCGAAGAACCGCTACATCGGCATCATGCTCGACACCAAGGGCCCGGAGATCCGTACCGGCCTGTTCGAGAACAACCAGGTCCTCTTCAAGAAGGGCGACCTCGTCACGATCACCCGTTCGGAGATCCTCGGCGACCGCGAGCGGTTCCACATCTCCTGCCCGCAGCTGTTCGACGACATCCGCGAGAACGACTACATCCTCATCGACGACGGGAAGGTCCGCGTCGACGTCCTCGCCGTCCGCCCCGATGCCGGCGAGATCGACGGCCGGATCCACAACTCCGGACCGATCAAGAGCCGGAAGGGCTGCAACGTCCCCAACGTCAAGCTGTCGATGCCGTTCATCTCCGAGAAGGACCGCGACGACCTCCGCTTCGGCGCCGAGAACGGCGTCGACATGGTCGCCGCCTCGTTCGTGCGCCGTCCCGAAGACGTGCTCGCGATCCGCGCGATCCTGAAGGAAGCGAACCGCGAAGGCATCGAGATCATCGCCAAGATCGAGAACCAGGAGGGCGTCGACAACCTCGACGGCATCCTCGCCGTTTCCGACGGCGTGATGGTCGCCCGCGGCGACCTCGGCGTCGAGGTCTCGACCGCGCTCGTGCCGATCTACCAGAAGAAGATCATCGCCCGCGCAAACGAGGTCGGGAAGCCGGTGATCACCGCGACCCACATGCTCGAATCGATGATGACCAACCCGCGACCGACGCGCGCGGAAGCCTCCGACGTCGCCAATGCGATCCTCGACGGCTCCGACGCGATCATGCTTTCGGGCGAGTCCGCGGCCGGCGAATACCCGGTCGAGGCGGTCCTGACGATGGATACGATCGCGAAGGCGATCGAGGAGATCATGCCCTACGACGAGCGGCTCGCGAAGGCGATCAAGACCTCGCAGAGGACGGTCAACGACGCGATCGGCATCGCCGTCACGCAGTCGGCCCTGACGCTGCCGAAGGCGTAG
- a CDS encoding ABC transporter permease, with product MIASALSRFRRTVVLFFRRPGIKKTTRILGSVLKVGFFLGVMLILYLPIVFIAIQSVNQSNSLYNFSGFTFEYWLNVLTFDIPSKAVENAITTTMLVAIIATVVATVAGTIFAIGIHSLSRRKRQGMVILNQVPILNADIITGISMMMVFRLLLNLIPDAFQFGFVTLVIAHIFFCIPYVVLSVLPKLAELDDNLYDAALDLGCTPASGIVKVIVPAIGSGILSGMLIAFTMSIDDYLISLFNAGQRGIGGDNLSMYVYNAANRIIEHEVYAFSSILSTGVFVLLLAIYLRSALKKKSAERHKVLSQQKI from the coding sequence GTGATCGCTTCCGCCCTTTCGCGCTTCCGCCGCACCGTCGTCCTGTTCTTCCGCAGACCGGGGATCAAGAAGACCACCCGCATCCTGGGGTCCGTCCTCAAGGTCGGTTTCTTCCTCGGCGTCATGCTGATCCTCTACCTGCCGATCGTCTTCATCGCGATCCAGTCCGTGAACCAGTCGAACAGCCTCTACAACTTCAGCGGCTTCACGTTCGAGTACTGGCTCAACGTCCTCACCTTCGACATCCCCTCCAAGGCGGTCGAGAACGCGATCACGACGACGATGCTCGTCGCAATCATCGCGACGGTCGTCGCGACCGTCGCCGGCACGATCTTCGCGATCGGCATCCATTCGCTCTCGCGCAGGAAGCGCCAGGGCATGGTGATCCTGAACCAGGTGCCGATCCTGAACGCCGACATCATTACCGGCATCTCGATGATGATGGTCTTCAGGCTCCTGTTGAACCTGATCCCCGACGCGTTCCAGTTCGGATTCGTCACGCTCGTGATCGCGCATATCTTCTTCTGCATCCCGTATGTCGTCCTCTCCGTCCTTCCGAAACTGGCGGAACTCGACGACAACCTCTACGACGCCGCCCTCGACCTCGGCTGCACGCCCGCGAGCGGCATCGTCAAGGTGATCGTCCCGGCGATCGGCTCGGGCATCCTCTCCGGGATGCTGATCGCGTTCACGATGTCGATCGACGACTACCTCATCAGCCTCTTCAACGCCGGGCAGCGCGGCATCGGCGGCGACAACCTCTCGATGTACGTCTACAACGCCGCCAATCGCATCATCGAGCACGAGGTATACGCCTTCAGTTCGATCCTCTCGACCGGCGTGTTCGTCCTCCTGCTCGCGATCTACCTCCGCAGCGCCCTCAAGAAGAAGAGCGCCGAACGCCACAAAGTGCTTTCGCAACAAAAAATATGA
- a CDS encoding extracellular solute-binding protein: MKKWLLILVMVILPFNFLACSGTDEDVLYLLNWGEYINEDLVAAFTDETGITVEISTVDSNEGFKSELDSGTGNYDIVVPSDYMAELLYDNGYLQQIDLTKLTNYDAAAFLPGVAAIMNQLFVDNDEVTTPYSVGIPYFWGLFGIMYNNNIAGLADFVEANGWGTVFGPAPAGLGSSIRVGLYDVERFDYAAALLYAADSGLYDVVPSDMNVFSNANISLVETILAQRDYTEWATDMLKKNIAAGELDAAFLYVGDFFDTYLLLAGDADATTGAEAEAAASGIGIYIPSNTIAFVDMMVIPVNAEHVDNAHRFIDFFLDPENAYVNSDIVGYTTTLQETYDMILNATHGDLVRQAMVQNHPYAPMAVSVAATPLTPYTDDQNEAIITMLNRVKVGAN; the protein is encoded by the coding sequence ATGAAGAAGTGGTTATTGATTCTGGTCATGGTCATCCTTCCGTTCAACTTCCTGGCCTGTTCTGGAACCGACGAGGACGTCCTCTATCTTCTCAACTGGGGCGAATACATCAACGAGGACCTCGTGGCCGCCTTCACCGATGAAACCGGCATCACCGTCGAGATCTCGACCGTCGACAGCAACGAAGGCTTCAAGTCCGAACTCGACAGCGGCACCGGCAACTACGACATCGTCGTCCCGTCCGACTACATGGCGGAACTCCTCTACGACAACGGCTATCTGCAGCAGATCGACCTGACGAAGCTCACGAACTACGACGCGGCCGCCTTCCTGCCGGGTGTCGCCGCGATCATGAACCAGCTGTTCGTCGACAACGACGAAGTGACGACGCCCTACAGCGTCGGCATCCCGTATTTCTGGGGTCTCTTCGGCATCATGTACAACAACAACATCGCCGGCCTCGCCGACTTTGTCGAAGCCAACGGCTGGGGAACCGTCTTCGGTCCCGCGCCCGCCGGCCTCGGCTCTTCGATCCGCGTCGGCCTCTACGACGTCGAGCGCTTCGATTACGCCGCCGCGCTCCTCTACGCCGCCGACAGCGGCCTCTACGACGTCGTGCCGAGCGACATGAACGTCTTCTCGAACGCCAACATCTCGCTCGTCGAGACGATCCTCGCCCAGCGCGACTACACCGAATGGGCGACCGACATGCTCAAGAAGAACATCGCCGCGGGCGAGCTCGACGCCGCCTTCCTGTATGTCGGCGACTTCTTCGACACCTATCTCCTGCTCGCCGGCGACGCCGACGCGACCACCGGCGCCGAGGCCGAAGCCGCCGCCTCGGGCATCGGCATCTACATCCCCTCGAACACGATCGCCTTCGTCGACATGATGGTCATCCCGGTCAACGCCGAGCACGTCGACAACGCCCACAGGTTCATCGACTTCTTCCTCGATCCCGAGAACGCCTACGTGAACTCCGACATCGTCGGCTACACGACGACCCTTCAGGAGACCTACGACATGATCCTGAACGCCACCCACGGCGATCTCGTCCGCCAGGCGATGGTCCAGAACCATCCGTACGCGCCGATGGCCGTCAGCGTCGCCGCGACGCCGCTCACCCCCTACACCGACGATCAGAACGAAGCCATCATCACGATGCTGAACCGCGTCAAGGTCGGCGCCAACTGA
- a CDS encoding glutathione peroxidase, with product MSVYDFTVQDAKGAPVPLSNYRGKVLLVVNTATHCGYTPQYAELQELHARHHAAGLEILDFPCNQFAGQAPEEMDDYINVCRLKFHTEFTPMMKLNVNGKDEDPLYTYLKNGKRIRWNFTKFLIGQNGEVVKRFEPGDKPLSFEKDIIALL from the coding sequence ATGTCCGTCTACGATTTCACCGTCCAGGACGCGAAAGGCGCTCCCGTCCCGCTCTCGAACTATCGCGGAAAGGTCCTGCTCGTCGTCAACACCGCCACCCACTGCGGCTACACCCCGCAATACGCCGAACTCCAGGAACTCCATGCCCGCCATCACGCCGCCGGGCTCGAGATCCTCGATTTCCCGTGCAACCAGTTCGCCGGTCAGGCGCCGGAGGAGATGGACGACTACATCAACGTCTGCCGCCTGAAGTTCCACACCGAGTTCACGCCGATGATGAAGCTGAACGTCAACGGCAAGGACGAGGATCCACTCTACACCTATCTCAAGAACGGCAAGCGGATCCGCTGGAACTTCACGAAGTTCCTGATCGGCCAAAACGGCGAGGTCGTCAAGCGCTTCGAACCGGGCGACAAACCGCTCTCGTTTGAAAAGGACATCATCGCGCTCCTCTGA